A region of Anolis carolinensis isolate JA03-04 unplaced genomic scaffold, rAnoCar3.1.pri scaffold_7, whole genome shotgun sequence DNA encodes the following proteins:
- the surf4 gene encoding surfeit locus protein 4: MGHNRLTASAEDFADQFLRQTKHVLPQVGRLCLISTFLEDGARMWFQWGQQRDYIHATWGCGTLLASAFVFLNLFGQIGGCILVLSRNFVQYACCGLFGIIALQTVAYSILWDLKFLMRNLALGGGLLLLLAESRSEGRSMFAGVPTLRESSPREYMQLGGRLLLVLMFMTLLHVDTGLFSVLQNVVGSGLMALVVLGWKTKLAALTLTLWLLSTNLYFNAFWTVPAYKPMHDFLKYDFFQSLSVVGGLLLVVALGPGGVSLDEKRKKDW; this comes from the exons ATGGGGCACAACCGGCTCACGGCCTCCGCGGAGGACTTCGCAGACCAG TTCCTGCGCCAGACGAAGCATGTGCTGCCGCAGGTGGGGCGCCTGTGCCTGATCTCGACCTTCCTGGAGGACGGGGCGCGGATGTGGTTCCAGTGGGGGCAGCAGCGGGACTACATCCATGCCACCTGGGGCTGCGGGACCCTCCTCGCCTCCGCCTTCGTCTTCCTCAACCTCTTTGGGCAGATCG GCGGCTGCATCCTGGTGCTGAGCAGGAACTTTGTCCAGTACGCCTGCTGCGGACTCTTTGGGATCATCGCCTTGCAG ACGGTGGCCTACAGCATCTTGTGGGACCTGAAGTTCCTGATGCG GAACCTGGCGCTGGGGGGcggcctgctgctgctgctggcggAGTCCCGCTCGGAGGGCCGGAGCATGTTTGCGGGGGTCCCGACCCTGCGGGAGAGCAGCCCCCGGGAGTACATGCAGCTGGGCGGGCGGCTCCTCCTCGTCCTCATGTTCATGACCCTGCTCCACGTGGACACCGGGCTCTTCTCC GTGCTGCAGAACGTGGTGGGCTCGGGGCTGATGGCGCTGGTGGTGCTGGGCTGGAAGACGAAGCTGGCGGCGCTGACGCTGACGCTGTGGCTGCTGAGCACCAACCTGTACTTCAACGCCTTCTGGACGGTGCCGGCCTACAAGCCCATGCACGACTTCCTCAAGTACGACTTCTTCCAGAGCCTCTCGGTGGTCGGGGGCCTCCTCCTGGTGGTGGCCCTGGGGCCCGGCGGGGTCTCCCTCGacgagaagaggaagaaggactGGTAG
- the surf2 gene encoding surfeit locus protein 2, with amino-acid sequence MGEDGGAESEAAALRRFLAAHPALGALPSGNRVRCALTGHELPLHLPALEAYVAGKKYRRLRGREADLGPHAKHLVPSRTRPRQLFCQLTLRHLNAQPEHVLRHLHGRRFQGALHTYERCQREGLPFVPAALRHKQPRRERRDGEPASSSSSSSGAQRGKKGGPFWEPPPDSSSDTDDSMSDLYPPELFSEKSPAEEEEEEAAMEVEPQSGPKRQKKQVGGPKKRLKSHRGKHFGRDINGK; translated from the exons ATGGGCGAAGATGGCGGCGCGGAAAGCGAGGCCGCGGCGCTGCGGCGTTTCCTGGCGGCGCACCCGGCCTTGGGCGCGCTCCCCTCCGGGAACAGG GTGCGCTGCGCCCTGACCGGCCACGAGCTCCCACTCCACCTCCCGGCGCTGGAGGCCTACGTCGCGGGGAAGAAGTACCGCCGGCTCCGCGGGAGAGAGGCCGACCTCGGGCCCCACGCGAAGCACCTCGTGCCCAGCCGCACCCGGCC gaGGCAGCTCTTCTGCCAGCTGACCCTGCGGCACCTCAACGCCCAGCCGGAGCACGTCCTGCGCCACCTCCACGGGCGCCGCTTCCAGGGGGCCCTGCACACGT ACGAGCGGTGCCAGCGGGAAGGGCTGCCCTTTGTGCCGGCCGCCCTGCGCCACAAGCAGCCACGCCGGGAGCGGCGGGACGGAGagccggcctcctcctcctcctcctccagcggGGCCCAGAGGGGGAAGAAGGGGGGGCCTTTCTGGGAGCCCCCTCCGGACAGCAGCAGCGACACCGACGACAGCATGAGCGACCTGTACCCGC CTGAGCTTTTCTCAGAAAAAAGCcctgcagaggaggaggaagaggaagctgCCATGGAGGTGGAGCCCCAATCCGGACCCAAGAGGCAGAAG AAGCAAGTCGGGGGCCCGAAGAAGAGGTTGAAAAGCCACCGCGGGAAGCATTTCGGGAGAGACATCAATGGGAAGTAG